From a region of the Trichoderma atroviride chromosome 6, complete sequence genome:
- a CDS encoding uncharacterized protein (BUSCO:EOG092D26IC): MASNFSIEPVMRFSGDSQPVRRPKEFACFSYDENHEYRPDDSSIKYYYPPQLGADLSLGFDTFVKHDDSKAEHLDSLLKTIVSHEQETRTRIDANIVTWRGMMTKILAAPFERFDGFEMNATLYQGTIFIEENHEHKMLSRQNEDRGKPRRGPPLDVMQFWGYKFETLSTLPSPWAETSRDFIETRESQIVNNKEQYCSIVRTGIGKATLCLGGEVDAIWDSKPQDKGSPINWVELKTTAEIRHNGDMENFHRKLMKYWIQSFLLGVPKIIVGFRTRDGILVDIKEIETHNIPQTVNARPNPAWNADICVNFAAAFLDWLMQTVNDEGVWRISRRANSPIIEVYKAEETGHGDILTDEFKDWRIKLGLESTES, encoded by the exons ATGGCCTCCAATTTCTCTATAGAGCCGGTAATGCGGTTTTCAGGCGATAGTCAGCCTGTGCGGAGGCCTAAG GAGTTTGCGTGCTTCTCCTACGATGAGAATCATGAATATCGCCCCGATGATTCATCtataaaatactactatCCTCCTCAACTTGGGGCGGATCTCTCTCTTGGATTCGATACCTTTGTCAAGCATGACGATTCCAAAGCTGAACATCTCGACAGCTTGCTGAAAACCATTGTTTCTCATGAGCAAGAGACTAGGACCAGGATAGATGCGAATATAGTCACATGGAGAGGCATGATGACCAAG ATATTGGCTGCGCCGTTTGAACGATTTGACGG TTTTGAAATGAATGCCACTTTATATCAG GGCACAAT CTTCATCGAAGAAAACCACGAGCACAAGATGCTCTCAAGGCAAAACGAAGACCGCGGGAAGCCTCGAAGAGGGCCACCTCTCGATGTGATGCAATTTTGGG GGTATAAATTCGAGACGCTATCTACACTCCCATCTCCTTGGGCCGAAACATCAAGAGACTTCATCGAAACCCGTGAAAGCCAAATCGTCAACAACAAAGAACAATACTGTTCCATTGTCCGAACAGGTATCGGCAAGGCTACCCTCTGTCTAGGAGGCGAAGTCGACGCAA TATGGGACTCCAAGCctcaagacaaaggaagCCCCATCAACTGGGTTGAGCTCAAAACCACAGCCGAGATCCGCCACAATGGCGACATGGAAAACTTCCACCGCAAACTCATGAAATATTGGATCCAGTCATTCCTGTTGGGTGTCCCAAAGATCATCGTCGGCTTCCGCACGCGTGACGGCATCCTCGTAGAtatcaaggagattgagacgCACAATATCCCGCAGACGGTAAATGCGCGACCGAACCCGGCCTGGAACGCAGACATTTGCGTCAACTTTGCAGCTGCCTTCTTAGATT GGCTCATGCAGACGGTCAATGACGAAGGCGTGTGGAGAATTTCTCGACGAGCCAATTCGCCCATTATTGAAGTATATAAAGCAGAGGAAACAGGCCATGGCGATATCCTGACAGATGAGTTCAAAGACTGGAGGATCAAACTGGGGCTCGAGTCAACGGAGTCATAA
- a CDS encoding uncharacterized protein (EggNog:ENOG41) yields the protein MPRSRRGAAKKSKNRKAPAEEDLGWYTIKRILDEKTVRGRVQYFVEWDDNAVTGQAYDPTWSTEVTTLALQEWERVKAQRLQKDRQEQQLIDEQLDEQLQPKPASGSEPESDLQEQQGQQPVVQLPDNQERQAQQEPVLDQESDASQPPRPAHRRRPVKVNASQQKRKRSASVASSSSDSSSIRPRKVIRSDTCGSLCDEPGASLVSSPSISTPSELPDLPDVDISEYRSRAASALIVEIPKNANINRADYLSVLGSQSTVKSTQSLAELESEDSRVSIVPSSQRTHSGSQEGTDRSWAQNPIPQELLQSPPSLIQSQPQGCSPESSSRVIPDSLEDPSTATTQPSGRATGGEASENRIQKPHDTVSSDIPSHQPNRPGEILEANSPTLSPSLSHGTPAARASQLVISSGSSALVITQSDASPRFLTQPPIPPVLEQLESSISSRIYESPAHPVTEIVSTISSSAPSVSDPGASQAAQIVSRHFEILSRPPTESESSESLPKSQSTPHQPIDVRDQSLFSASKTIAFPLPASASGISHLAAATGPQSKPVTPLNTFKVRKMENETPEQTSERIQRRLDAELSAIFRLDEFDAESTSPESHQMQSNQPSTGVQEEHVTPAEEGTRDTNIELPMQSSPLPLGVGPLSIQEKAPSENVEAVSDGTAHNGDSVIATTSGSRPSAPRRSVAEELADIFSPVFGEAGSGQPQSVPESVQAEPIEAEQTTVSLADISRQPEPAYKDIPLLSFTHPNEPLVPEPSSDVTHSEQVHSEPSPTESSASPPAAQSSPAALQQHTVTLPFQASLRQRYNNIIVEYRVPFLEFNRCFSGEDYSEPDPSLVNRINELFNNLLNVCDYPENIVGSDLERLPPAQQAKYCCDANPKFNFIFELLSGIEDHSSILIVARSPELLRLLSHLAESLKMQFSCEAIGRSDLSAGGSNSKLVLALPTEDIDSRDFDVVIGYDHSFRHSSVAQGLSRNPSANRRQLILVLVTTHSIEHIDLHISEDLPPMERKSVLISTIVRAWKLVESPNHGYQEPHEIASLFLEFLASDEDTPIWDPIPVPEAILDVYVHTQPQSQMLSTISQQDRETGRKRKHNDFDDFDSKRPRVLSIGQMTSSIGIGTGRPPLSDEVKALLESAMPKEDTSRPEVLVNVPQAVLQILAEKFSEYERRIEANNHEAEYKSVISGLEKRLKDYERTAHKMYESQRAALQDRSRFETEKRNIESAMQSAANQSEKEAQKAKQRILELEATVARLTEDPNASNPQDTPLAKSESLLLEAQAKVVYLEKRLENAHKDAEYIRNLYQDAADTASGLKSENNQLRSQNEDLDKKASENFARIHEIQERNTIKLYLEQITELKFQVKEREVELDRAREELRQLKNGRRETRQSSVPRSPRMGMMSPRTISRAYGGPASRGASPASGAGVEGMQFYGQQPGNGRWDHLRG from the exons ATGCCGAGGTCACGCAGAGGAGCCGCAAAGAAGTCCAAGAATCGCAAGGCGCCCGCTGAAGAGGACCTAGGCTGGTACACCATCAAGCGCATCCTTGATGAGAAGACCGTGAGAGGTCGTGTTCAGTATTTTGTCGAATGGGACGATAACGCCGTCACCGGGCAAGCATATGATCCTACCTGG AGCACTGAGGTCACGACTTTGGCCCTACAGGAATGGGAACGGGTCAAGGCTCAGCGTCTTCAAAAGGACCGTCAGGAACAACAGCTCATTGACGAGCAGCTTGacgagcagcttcagccaaaGCCGGCATCGGGCTCAGAGCCAGAGTCGGATCTCCAGGAacagcaaggccagcagccagtaGTGCAGCTTCCAGATAACCAGGAACGGCAAGCGCAGCAGGAGCCCGTGTTAGATCAAGAGAGTGACGCGAGCCAACCGCCGCGACCTGCTCACCGGCGTCGCCCAGTAAAGGTCAACGCATCTCAGCAGAAGCGCAAACGCTCAGCCTCTgtagcttcatcttcttccgaTTCATCTTCTATCCGCCCTCGTAAAGTCATCAGAAGCGACACGTGCGGATCTCTGTGCGACGAGCCCGGAGCATCTCTCGTCTCATCGCCTTCAATCTCCACCCCTTCCGAACTTCCAGATCTACCTGACGTAGATATTTCAGAGTATCGCTCACGAGCTGCCTCGGCTCTGATAGTCGAGATCCCTAAGAACGCAAACATCAACCGGGCTGATTATCTGAGCGTTCTTGGCTCGCAGTCAACTGTCAAATCCACGCAGTCTCTAGCCGAACTTGAGAGCGAGGATAGTCGTGTTTCCATTgtgccaagcagccaaagaacCCATTCGGGCTCCCAGGAAGGTACAGACCGATCCTGGGCTCAGAACCCTATTCCACAGGAACTGCTACAGTCACCTCCTAGTTTAATCCAATCTCAGCCTCAAGGCTGTTCACCCGAGTCAAGTTCTCGTGTCATTCCAGATTCTCTTGAAGATCCTTCTACAGCGACCACCCAGCCATCTGGTAGGGCAACTGGGGGGGAAGCATCAGAGAATCGCATTCAAAAGCCTCATGATACTGTTAGCTCAGACATCCCTTCTCATCAGCCTAATCGACCAGGGGAGATTCTAGAAGCAAACAGCCCAACCCTGTCTCCATCGCTATCGCACGGCACACCAGCAGCCCGCGCATCGCAACTTGTAATATCCTCGGGGTCATCAGCACTTGTCATTACGCAATCAGACGCAAGCCCGAGGTTTCTTACCCAGCCACCAATCCCACCCGTCTTGGAGCAACTGGAGAGTTCTATAAGTAGCCGGATTTACGAATCCCCTGCTCATCCTGTCACAGAGATTGTGTCTACTATCAGCTCTAGCGCTCCATCTGTATCGGACCCAGGGGCATCCCAAGCTGCTCAAATAGTTTCTCGCCACTTTGAGATACTATCTCGGCCTCCTACAGAAAGTGAGTCTTCGGAAAGCTTGCCCAAGTCTCAAAGCACGCCTCATCAACCCATCGACGTGAGAGATCAAAGCCTCTTCTCGGCCTCAAAGACTATCGCCTTTCCActaccagcatcagcatcaggaATCAGCCATCTAGCAGCGGCTACGGGCCCACAGTCTAAGCCAGTCACCCCTCTGAATACTTTCAAAGTGCGAAAGATGGAAAACGAAACTCCCGAGCAAACTTCCGAAAGGATACAACGAAGATTGGATGCAGAGCTCTCTGCAATATTTCGCCTAGATGAGTTCGATGCCGAGTCTACTTCTCCAGAGTCGCATCAGATGCAATCTAATCAGCCTTCGACGGGGGTgcaagaagagcatgttACGCCAGCTGAGGAGGGCACAAGGGATACGAATATTGAGCTACCCATGCAGTCATCCCCACTGCCCCTTGGCGTTGGACCGCTTTCTATTCAAGAAAAAGCGCCTTCTGAGAATGTGGAAGCAGTATCTGACGGGACTGCACACAACGGGGACAGTGTTATTGCTACGACATCCGGATCGCGACCCTCAGCTCCTCGAAGGTCCGTTGCTGAAGAATTGGCCGACATATTTAGCCCAGTCTTTGGCGAGGCTGGGTCGGGACAGCCGCAATCTGTCCCTGAATCTGTACAGGCAGAACCCATAGAGGCAGAGCAAACTACAGTCTCCCTTGCGGACATAAGTCGCCAACCGGAGCCGGCTTATAAAGATATCCCTCTCCTGTCTTTTACGCATCCTAATGAACCCCTGGTGCCGGAGCCTTCCTCAGATGTTACACATTCTGAGCAGGTTCATAGCGAACCCAGCCCTACCGAATCATCGGCATCTCCACCAGCGGCACAATCTTCACCAGCTGCGCTCCAACAGCATACAGTCACCCTCCCGTTCCAAGCAAGTCTTCGCCAGAGATACAACAACATAATAGTTGAGTACAGGGTTCCTTTCTTGGAATTTAACAGGTGTTTCAGCGGCGAAGACTACTCAGAACCGGATCCATCACTGGTAAATCGTATCAACGAGCTATTCAATAACTTGTTGAACGTGTGTGATTACCCTGAGAATATTGTGGGAAGCGACCTTGAAAGGCTACCTCCAGCACAGCAAGCCAAATATTGCTGCGACGCTAACCCAAAGTTCAATTTCATATTTGAACTCCTAAGTGGAATTGAGGATCATTCCAGCATTTTAATCGTCGCTCGCTCGCCAGAGCTCCTTCGGCTCCTTTCTCACTTGGCAGAGTCTCTCAAGATGCAATTCAGTTGCGAAGCCATTGGCAGATCAGATCTCTCGGCCGGTGGCTCAAATTCTAAACTCGTTCTAGCGCTACCAACTGAAGACATCGATTCTCGAGATTTTGATGTCGTGATCGGATACGACCACTCCTTTAGGCACTCTTCTGTTGCTCAAGGACTATCAAGAAACCCCAGTGCCAATAGACGACAGCTTATCTTGGTACTGGTTACAACCCATTCAATCGAGCACATCGACCTCCACATATCAGAAGATTTGCCTCCAATGGAGCGAAAAAGCGTCTTAATCTCTACGATTGTACGCGCTTGGAAGTTGGTGGAGAGTCCTAATCACGGCTACCAAGAGCCACATGAgattgcttctttgttccTAGAATTTCTAGCAAGTGATGAAGACACGCCGATATGGGACCCAATACCTGTCCCAGAGGCCATCCTTGACGTTTATGTCCATACTCAGCCACAGTCACAGATGCTCTCAACAATCTCACAGCAAGACCGCGAAACTGGTCGAAAACGCAAACAT AATGATTTTGACGACTTTGATAGCAAGAGACCACGAGTGCTCTCTATTGGACAAATGACCTCGTCAATTGGAATTGGAACGGGCAGGCCTCCATTATCTGACGAAGTAAAAGCTCTATTGGAAAGCGCCATGCCAAAAGAGGATACCTCTCGCCCGGAAGTATTGGTCAACGTTCCCCAAGCAGTCCTACAAATCTTGGCAGAAAAG TTTTCCGAGTATGAACGTCGCATAGAAGCGAACAATCACGAAGCAGAATATAAATCCGTCATTTCGGGCCTTGAAAAGCGGCTCAAAGATTATGAGAGAACAGCGCACAAGATGTACGAGTCACAGCGTGCTGCACTGCAAGACCGTTCTCGATTCGAGACTGAGAAGCGCAACATCGAATCTGCCATGCAGTCTGCAGCGAACCAGTCCGAGAAGGAGGcccaaaaagcaaagcagagaaTTCTTGAGCTGGAGGCTACCGTGGCACGCCTAACAGAAGACCCCAATGCCTCTAATCCACAGGATACACCTTTGGCAAAATCTGAAAGCCTCTTGCTGGAAGCACAGGCCAAGGTCGTCTATCTTGAGAAGCGCTTAGAAAACGCCCACAAGGATGCAGAATATATTCGGAACTTGTATCAAGACGCAGCCGATACGGCTTCTGGATTGAAATCTGAAAATAACCAACTAAGAAGCCAGAACGAGGACCTGGATAAAAAGGCGTCTGAGAACTTTGCTCGAATTCATGAGATCCAGGAGCGGAATACCATCAAATTGTACCTCGAACAGATTACAGAGCTCAAGTTTCAAGTCAAAGAACGCGAGGTAGAATTGGATCGCGCTCGTGAGGAGCTACGACAGCTCAAGAATGGACGGCGGGAGACTCGACAGTCTAGCGTACCTCGAAGTCCACGCATGGGTATGATGAGCCCACGGACAATTTCCCGAGCATACGGAGGTCCAGCTAGCAGAGGGGCTAGCCCGGCCTCGGGAGCTGGCGTCGAAGGCATGCAGTTTTATGGCCAACAGCCAGGAAATGGCCGATGGGATCATTTAAGAGGATAA
- a CDS encoding uncharacterized protein (BUSCO:EOG092D4BMV), with translation MQSAALFRAATRGSSMVRAAARPAPFAVRSAVVAARPFSISASRKAEHAEETFEEFTARFEKEFDSVQDVFELQRNLNNAFAYDLVPSPSVVAAALKAARRVNDFATAVRIFEGIKAKVENKNQYQQYLDELKPLREELGVELKEDLYPEEK, from the exons ATGCAGTCCGCCGCCCTGTTCCGCGCCGCCACTCGCGGCTCCTCCATGGTCCGCGCCGCCGCTCGTCCCGCGCCCTTCGCCGTCCGCTCGGCCGTCGTCGCTGCTCGCCCGTTCAGCATCTCTGCCTCCCGAAAGGCCGAGCACGCTGAGGAGACCTTTGAGGAGTTCACTGCTAG ATTCGAGAAGGAGTTTGATTCTGTGCAGGACGTCTTCGAGCTCCAG CGCAACCTCAACAACGCCTTCGCCTACGATCTCGTCCCTTCACCCtccgtcgtcgccgctgcCCTCAAGGCTGCCCGAAGAGTCAACGACTTTGCTACCGCCGTCCGCATCTTCGAAG gcatcaaggccaaggtcgAGAACAAGAACCAGTACCAGCAGTACCTGGACGAGCTCAAGCCCCTGCGAGAGGAGCTTGGCGTCGAGCTGAAGGAGGACCTCTACCCCGAGGAGAAGTAa
- a CDS encoding uncharacterized protein (TransMembrane:7 (o54-72i84-107o119-140i161-181o187-206i226-244o264-287i)): MSAPATFYEQLPLPTLDRPFGIHLWPIFDKLFTAVVGYSANDFEFVPFGTPMSTLKSTSIFIVIYYFIIFGGRELMRNREPFKLKALFLVHNFYLTAISGFLLALFIEQLLPTVVRKGVFFAICSHDGGWTQPLVVLYYLNYLTKYLELLDTVFLFLKKKPLTFLHCYHHGATALLCYTQLIGLTSVSWVPITLNLTVHVVMYWYYFQSARGIKIWWKEWVTRLQIIQFIIDLGFVYFAAYTYFTSTYFPSMPNAGKCAGEEFAAFAGIGILSSYLVLFISFYFATYKKDGKTTTRKSLRRMSQAPLPDPVHMATYSSGKTNGTTTGAKTNGATARSRKA, translated from the exons ATGTCGGCTCCCGCTACGTTTTACGAGCAGCTGCCGCTCCCTACGCTCGATCGCCCTTTCGGCATCCACCTATGGCCCATCTTTGACAAGCTCTTCACGGCCGTCGTTGGCTACTCGGCCAATGACTTCGAGTTCGTGCCCTTTGGGACTCCCATGTCCACTCTGAAGTCGACGTCCATATTCATCGTCATCTACtacttcatcatctttggcggccgAGAGCTGATGCGCAACCGCGAGCCCTTCAAGCTCAAGGCGCTCTTCCTCGTCCACAACTTCTACCTGACCGCCATCAGCGGCTTCCTCCTGGCTCTCTTCAttgagcagcttctgcccaCTGTTGTCCGCAAGGGTgtcttctttgccatctgTAGCCACGATGGCGGCTGGACTCAGCCTCTGGTTGTTCTCTACTAC CTCAACTACCTGACCAAGtaccttgagctgctcgacacCGTCTTCCTGTTcctcaagaagaagcccttgACCTTCCTCCACTGCTACCACCACGGTGCCAccgctcttctttgctaCACTCAGCTGATTGGCTTGACCTCCGTCTCTTGGGTTCCCATTACCCTTAACCTGACTGTGCACGTTGTCATGTACTGGTACTACTTCCAGAGCGCTCGTGGCATCAAGATCTGGTGGAAGGAGTGGGTTACTCGTCTCCAGATCATCCAGTTCATCATTGACTTGG GCTTCGTTTACTTTGCTGCCTACACCTACTTCACCTCGACCTACTTCCCCTCCATGCCCAATGCTGGCAAGTGCGCCGGTGAGGAatttgctgcctttgctgGCATTGGTATCCTCAGCTCATACCTggtcctcttcatctccttctaCTTCGCCACCTACAAGAAGGACGGCAAGACTACTACTCGCAAGTCTCTGCGACGCATGAGCCAGGCTCCTCTCCCCGACCCCGTCCACATGGCTACCTACTCCAGCGGCAAGACCAATGGCACCACCACCGGCGCCAAGACCAACGGTGCCACTGCTAGGTCCCGCAAGGCTTAA
- a CDS encoding uncharacterized protein (EggNog:ENOG41), whose translation MRFLFRRKDKKKLELASPPELRRPISTSREPFFPPSVRSSQLVAVLPATVLGRIFGFVCPHSRDETYDACEESGNDDGCMLCDLRDLAHCSQVNRAWREAAVKSLYHSVRIDQVHYCKLEAWLAERRKQTRFDRNAIPEDPAQARLRLFRRTVREDPTRLGKKVEFLKTPYQVREYCQVELAQTIAVLPSLKYVDLPEGMFSDESSSSTLRFEVQARCPNIRKMTYNAGSERSLAALATGQVWPRLEVLELNGISVDTLTMRAVLGSLQNLRALKMTDTESISDEVLTAGTGPIMPSLEEFVMEATPRVTAAGLIEYLAWPETQRGLRVLTLIDTGVHPQRLQEILTMAPYLKTLAMQAKVIEAFPQNAGIELLASQSLEILRYEISTESDKEVYATMKASWYTYLASSVLSGSMPKLRRLYVHDESFPEQLQGLPPPNAGLAGAHMRTPSHNSTHSTRMAYAGMPASPTYNPYANTPASPTSPKSPSPRQLMPRAPAAHRFSSNNPFAAHLRPAAPPPVTTLEVYTKTDEFGKWNFSKVDALTAVGPALRRPVSSYGLAADVTGEGWNRGEVRRSIMVGDGSGLFLPLPPPPGMTDEFGRRGSAASDSWRPSSSGGDSLRPPPSLWP comes from the exons atgagGTTCCTCTTTCGGCggaaggacaagaagaagctggagctcgcGAGCCCTCCTGAACTGCGCCGCCCTATCAGTACCAGCCGGGAGCCATTCTTCCCTCCAAGTGTGAGGTCGAGTCAGCTCGTCGCCGTTCTCCCAGCCACGGTTCTGGGGCGGATATTTGGCTTCGTCTGCCCCCATTCTCGCGATGAGACCTATGATGCGTGTGAGGAGAGCGGAAACGACGACGGGTGCATGCTGTGTGACCTGCGCGATCTGGCCCACTGTTCGCAGGTGAATCGAGCCTGGCGTGAAGCGGCCGTCAAGTCATT GTATCACAGCGTTCGGATTGACCAGGTCCACTACTGCAAGCTCGAGGCCTGGCTGGCCGAGAGACGCAAGCAGACCAGATTTGACCGAAACGCCATTCCCGAGGATCCAGCTCAAGCGAGACTGAGACTGTTCCGACGCACTGTTCGCGAAGATCCGACCCGTCTTGGCAAAAAGGTTGAGTTTTTGAAGACGCCCTACCAGGTACGCGAGTACTGCCAGGTCGAGTTGGCTCAGACCATTGCCGTTCTCCCCAGCCTCAAGTATGTCGATCTGCCAGAGGGCATGTTCTCGGATGagtcgagcagctcgacgcTACGATTTGAAGTCCAAGCCAGATGTCCCAACATCCGAAAGATGACGTACAACGCGGGCTCGGAGCGGAGCTTGGCAGCGCTGGCTACGGGTCAGGTATGGCCTCGGCTTGAGGTTCTAGAGCTAAACGGCATCAGCGTCGACACCTTGACTATGAGAGCGGTGTTGGGCTCATTGCAAAACCTTCGGGCTCTGAAAATGACCGACACGGAGAGCATATCTGATGAAGTGCTGACGGCTGGAACGGGGCCTATCATGCCCTCGTTGGAGGAGTTTGTGATGGAAGCAACCCCTCGAGTGACAGCTGCCGGCCTTATCGAGTATCTTGCTTGGCCAGAGACGCAGCGCGGACTCCGCGTCCTGACGCTGATCGATACTGGCGTCCACCCGCAGAGACTTCAAGAGATcttgacgatggcgccgTACCTAAAGACTCTGGCAATGCAGGCCAAGGTGATTGAAGCATTTCCGCAGAACGCAGGCATCGAGTTGCTCGCATCTCAGAGCCTCGAGATTCTACGCTACGAGATTTCTACTGAGTCGGATAAGGAGGTGTATGCCACCATGAAGGCTAGCTGGTACACTTACCTTGCCTCATCTGTCCTTTCGGGGTCTATGCCTAAGCTGCGCAGGCTCTATGTTCACGATGAGTCGTTCCCCGAGCAGCTTCAGGGGCTGCCTCCTCCCAACGCGGGCCTCGCGGGAGCACATATGCGAACCCCGTCTCACAACTCGACTCACAGCACTCGCATGGCGTATGCAGGGATGCCAGCCTCTCCTACCTACAACCCATACGCTAACACGCCTGCCTCTCCTACTTCTCCCAAATCCCCGTCACCCCGGCAGCTCATGCCTCGTGCTCCGGCAGCACATCGATTCAGCTCCAACAATCCTTTTGCGGCGCACCTGCGGCCTGCTGCTCCGCCGCCAGTCACCACGCTCGAAGTGTACACCAAGACCGACGAGTTTGGTAAATGGAACTTTAGCAAAGTTGACGCATTAACCGCGGTTGGCCCTGCGCTGCGACGCCCCGTCAGCAGCTACGGCCTGGCGGCAGATGTCACCGGAGAGGGATGGAACCGAGGCGAGGTTCGACGCAGTATCATGGTCGGAGATGGCAGCGGTCTATtcttgcctctgcctccaccGCCTGGCATGACTGACGAGTTTGGGCGCAGGGGATCTGCTGCATCGGACTCTTGGCGGC